From the genome of Streptomyces spinoverrucosus:
TGAGAGGCGGTCCGGCCGATGACTGAAGCCCCTGACCCCGAGGTCGTGGAGCTCGCGACCAAGATCTTCGATCTGGCCCGGCAGGGGCAGACCGAGGCGCTCGTGGCGTACGTGGACGCGGGCGTTCCGGCCAACCTCACCAACGACCGCGGCGACTCCCTCGTGATGCTCGCCGCCTATCACGGGCACGCCGAGACGGTGCGGGCGCTGCTCGCCC
Proteins encoded in this window:
- a CDS encoding ankyrin repeat domain-containing protein produces the protein MTEAPDPEVVELATKIFDLARQGQTEALVAYVDAGVPANLTNDRGDSLVMLAAYHGHAETVRALLARGAAADRVNDRGQTPLAGAVFKGEEEVIKALLEGGADPAAGTPSAVDTARMFGKTELLELFGAH